The sequence AGGAGCGGCCCGCCCGGATGCCCGCGAGGACCGCCCGCCGCGACAGCGACTCGGCCAGGACGACGGTCTGCGGGTGGCCCACCCGGTCCGGCTCGCGGTGGGCGTCGCTGTTGCCCATCGCGGGAAGCCAGCGCCCCGGCCGGCCGTCGCCGTCGCTTCTGTCCCGTACGGCGGCCACCAGCGTGTTGTCCCACGCGGCGAGAGCGACCTCGTCGTCCGGCGTCCAGGGCCCGTTCCACACCTCCACCGCGTCCGCCTCCGCGAGGCCGAACTTCCAGGCGCAGCCGATGCAGGTGGCGTGCGGATGGGCGGGCACGACGAGTCCGCCCGCCCGGCGGACCTGGTGCGCGTACCGGCCGAAGCGGTGGTCGCGGGCCCGGTAGCGCCAGTCGACGAAGACGCCCGGATCGGTGCCGACGGCGAGCACGTGCCCGTTGCGGGTGGTGATCTCCTCGCCGGTCAGGATCAGCAGGTCGTCGCCCCACAGCCCGTCCCACGCGGCGTGCGCGGAGGTGGTGTTGTGCTCGCTGCTGTTGATGAAGTCGAGCCCGGCGGCCCGCGCGGCGGCCGCGACCTCGGCCGGGGTGCGCCGCCCGTCGGAGTGGACGGAGTGGACGTGGCAGTCGCCCCGGTACCAGGCCCGGCCGCGCCCCTTGGCCCGCTCGGGCGGGTGGGCCGGTGCGGGGGCGGGGGCCGCCTCGCCGAAACGGAGGGTGATCGTCACCTCGTACGGGAGGCCCTCGGGGGCGACGGTGTAGGGGGCCAGGGCGATGTGCCAGGTCCCGGGGCGTACGGGACCGGGGAGATAGCCGGGCGTGGCGGCGTCGGACCGGACGAAGAACGAGGTGCGCGCCCCGCCGGACCAGCCCCGGAAGCCGCGCCCGCCGAGGGCCGTTCCGCGTTCGTCGAAGAGGCCGATGTCGAGTGCGTTGCCCTGGGTGCCGGGCGGGACGGGCGGCCTGTCGTACGCGTAGGAGACGGCGAGCTCGGCCACCCCGCGCGGGACGTCGACCGGGAGGTACACGTAGTCGGGTGCTCCGACGGGCAGCGTCCCACGCACGGTCCGGGTGCGGTGGAGACCCTCGGGACCGGGACGGTCCTCGGCTCGGGCGAAGCTCACGGGGGCCAAGGTTAAGCCGGTGGCCGCGGTCGCCGCGAGGAGGCCGCGCCGGTTCATGGCGGTGTTCGTGGTGGCGTTCATGGCCGACACGGTCTCGGATTTCGACGGCATACGGCTTACGTTGGCGCTTCGCAGGGACGACGTACAGAGGGACGACGTAAGCAGGGCAGAAGGACAGACAGTAAGGACAGAAGGACAGACAGAAGAACAGCGGGACAGCAGGGCGGCAGAGCAGCAGGACGACGTAGAGGACAGCAGGACGACGTACAGGACGCCGAGCGAGACGACGGCGGCGACCACGGAGTGTCACGGAGGCGGCTTCGATGCGGATTTCCACCACGATCTTCCTCACCGACGAGACGGTGACCCCGGTCAGGCTCGCGCGCGAGCTGGAGCAGCGGGGGTTCGGCGGGCTGTACCTGCCCGAGCACACGCACATTCCGGTGAGCCGCCGCACGCCGTACCCGATGGGCGGCGAGCTGCCCCGCGAGTACGGCCGCACGCTGGACCCGTTCGTCGCCCTCGGCCAGGCCGCCGCCGTCACCGAGCGCCTGGCCCTGGGCACCGGCATCACGCTGGTCGCCCAGCACGACCCGATCGACCTCGCCAAGCAGGCGGCCACCCTGGACAACCTCTCCGGCGGCCGGTTCACCCTCGGCGTCGGCTACGGCTGGAACGTCGAGGAGGCCGCCGACCACGGGGTGGACTGGCCGACGCGCCGGGACCGCGTCCGGGACCGGATGGCGCTGATGCGGGCCCTGTGGGCGGACGAGCCGGCCGGGTACGCGGGGGCGTTCGGGTCGGTCCAGCCGAGCGAGGCGCACCCGAAGCCGGTCCAGCGGCCCCGCGGCCCGGTCAACGGCCCGCGCACGCTGATCGGCGGCGGGGCGGGCCCGAAGCTGTTCACGCACATCGCCCAGTACGCGGACGGCTGGCTGCCCATCGGCGGCGGGGGCCTCACCGAGTCCCTGCCGAAGCTGCGGGCGGCCTGGGAGGAGGCCGGGCGTGACCCGAAGGGCCTCCAGGTGGTTCCGTACGCGGTCCTGCCGAGCCCCGGGAAGCTCGCCCACTACGCGGAGCTGGGCATCGGGGAGGTCGTGCTCCAGCTGCCCTCGGCGGACGAACCGGAGGTGCTGCGGACCCTGGACGCGTACGCCGCGTACCTGTGAGAAAGGCCTCCCAGGGGCCAGCGGTGCAACCGCGCCGGGGTACAGGGCATCCTTGTTCACCGGGGATCGCTATACGCGGGCCGCAGGCCCGCCCGGGTGGGGAGTGGAATGAACAGGCCGTTGCGGCACATAGCCATCTTCTGCGGGCTGCTGGTGCTGGCCCTGCTGCTGCGGGCGAACTGGCTCCAGCACGTCGACCGCCAGGAGCTGGCGCAGCACGAGCACAACGCCCGGGTGAGGTTCGAGCGGTTCTCCACCCCGCGCGGCGACATCATCGTCGGCGGCAAGGCGATCACCGGGTCGAAGGAGACCGACAGCCGGGACTACGCGTTCATCCGGACCTACAAGAACGGTCCGATGTACGCGCCCGTCACCGGGTACGCCTCCCAGTCCCGGGGCACCTCGCTGCTGGAGCGGACCTACGACAGCGTCCTCAGCGGCCAGGACGACCGCTTCGCCTTCCGGCACGCCAAGGACGTCCTGACCGGTCAGCCCCGGCGCGGCGGTGACGTGATCACCACGATCGACGCCAAGGCGCAGAAGGCCGCCTACAAGGGGCTGACGGACCTGGGCGCCCGCGGCGCGGTGGTCGCCCTGGACCCGAGCACCGGAAAGGTGCTGTCGCTGGTCTCCACGCCCTCGTACGACCCCGAGGTCTTCGCCGGCATCTCCTTCAAGGAGAGCGACCGCTTCACCGCGCTGGAGAAGAAGAAGGGCAAGCCGCTGGCCAACCGCCCGCTGCGCGAAACGTACCCGCCGGGCTCCACCTTCAAGATCCTCACGGCCGCGGCGGCGCTGGAGCACGGCGTGGTCACCGATGTGGACGCCCGCACGGACGCCGTCTCGCCGTACCCGCTGCCGCTCTCCTCGAACAAGATCGGCAGCGAGGCGGGTGACGCCGTGTGCGACAAGGCCTCGATGAAGACCGCCATGCAGTACTCCTGCAACAACGTCTTCCTCGACGCCGCCGCCGAACTGGGCGATGAACGGATGCGGGAGACGGCGGAGAAGTTCGGCTTCAACGAGGACGTGTACGCGGAGGAGTTCGGCGACATGCTCGCCACGAAGAGCCTCTACCCGGAGAAGCTCGACAAGCCCGGCACGGCTCTCACGGGCATGGGCCAGGGCAGTCTGACCAGCACCCCGATGCAGATGGCGATGGTCACGGCGGCCCTCGCCAACGACGGCAAGCTGATGCAGCCCTACATCGTCGACGAACTGCGCGGCCCGGACCTCTCCACGCTGGAGAAGAACGAGCCGATGGAGATGAGCCAGGCCGTCTCGCCGGAGACGGCGAAGAAGGTCCAGGAGATGATGGAGCACACCGCGAAGGAGGGCAGCGCCCAGCGCGCCCTGATCGACGGTGTCACGGTCGGCGGCAAGACGGGCACCGCCCAGCGCGGTGTGGATGTCCGCGACAAGGTCCCGTACGGCTGGTTCGTCAGCTACGGCAAGAAGGACGACGGCCGCTCGGTGGCGGTCGCGGTGTTCATCGACCCGACCGACATGGACATCTCCCGCTCGGACATCTCGGGCGGCCGCCTCGGCGCCCCGATCGCGAAGAGCGTGATGCAGGCGGTGCTGGGGGACTGAGCCGTGCCCGTTCTGGAGACGGGCGGCCGAGCAGCAAGATGCCCCACCTGGCGTGCACGGTGGGGCATCTTGCTGTTCCGTGTGTCAGAGGGTGTCGAACGTCCCGCTCCGTACGCCTGCGACGAACGCGGCGAAGGCGGTGGCGGGGACGGTGACCACGGGGCCGTCGACGACCTTGGAGTCACGGACGGGGACGATGCCGTGCGTGGCGGTGAGGTCGGCGGCGACCTCGACGCAGTTGCCGCCGTTGTTGCTGTACGAGGACGTGAACCATCGGGGGGATTCGGTCGTCACGGGGTGCCCTTTCGCAGCTGGCTGATCTTGGCCACCGACGCCGTCTGCGACAGCGACGCGCCCTGAAGCTGATGGTAGGCCGTCAACATGGGGAGGACGAACGAGCTTTCCCGGTCAAGATGCCCCTGAGTCTGCGACTCGGCGTAGCAGACCACTGACCGGTCCGGCAGCGTCAGGATGTTGACCGGCAGATCGAACGTCCTCTGCTCTCCGATCTCGTACGGAGCCACCTGAAGCAGTGTGTTGGGCAGTTCGGCCAATTCCATCAGCCGGTCCAGCTGGGCGTTCATGACGGCGGGGCCTCCCACCGGGCGGCGAATGCAGCTTTCGTCCATGGTGACGAAGAGCATGGGCGGATTCGGCCGCACCAGGGCCGCTTGGCGCTCCGCCAGGTAGGACACACGGTCATCGGCCTGCTCCGGTGTGATCGCTCCCCGCCGTACGGCACTGTCGGCCAGGACCCGCGCGTACTCCGGGGTCTGCAACAGCCCAGGGATGATGCCGACTTCGTAGAGCCTGATCTCCACCGCCCGGCCTTCGTACCTCACGTACTCCGGGAAGCCCTCCAGCAAGGTCAGGTCCTTCATCGCCTGGACCATGCGGCTGAACTTGTCGCCGGTCCCCAGCGCCCTGTCAACACTTCTCGCGAAGCGTGGAGTCGGAGAACGCCGACCAGTTTCCACGGCCGAGATATGCGTCCCCGAGCACCCCATGCGACCGGCTAACTCATCCTGCGTCCAGCCACGCGCATCTCTGGCCTGCCTCAACTGCAACCCGAAGGAAGCATCCGGGTCCTCGGGATCGAGCTGCTTGCGATTCACCATGCCGAAGCCCTAACTCTCTGAGCAAAACTCGCAGGTTGAAGACGTATCGACCCTAGGTCACGCTGAATCGCCCCGGTAGCCGAACAGCTACGGAGAGGAGCGATCGATGGACGGCGAGAACGTGTGCCCGAATATCCAGGAACCCTCTGGTCTTCCCGCCCCCGGAACCCTCATGGTCGACACCAGCCGCGCCGACCGTGTGGGCGAGTTCCGGGGGGCCGCCGGCCCCTACTGGTCCCTGAGGCCCGTCGGGGGCGGCGCGGAGTGGGAGGCCGAGCCCCGCCACCTGCGCCCCGCGCTCCTGATGGAGCAGCTCCGCGCCCGTACCGCACGGCTCAACGCCCGCAGCCGGGGCGAGGTCCTGTGAACCCGCGCCCCCACCCGCACCCCCTCGCCGAACTCGTGCGCATCGAGTCCGATCCGGCCTACCGAGCGCTGTTCTGCGCCGAGTTGGACGCGGCCATCCGGGACCGTTTCGCCAACCGCGCCGCCGTCGTCGCTGAGGTCCAGGCGGCGGCCGACCGGTTGCGGGCGCTGATCCTGCACGGCGAACCCGGGCCGTCCACATGACGCGGCGCGTCACCGGGTACGCCGCCGAGGTCACCGTCTCCGACGGTCAGCGGTCCGCCTCGCTCGGCGGGGTCACCGTACGGAACCGGCGGCTTGCCCTCCTCTGGCTCCGGCGCCAGGCCCTGCGCCTGGCCAACAGCCACGGGCTGCCCCTCGCACCCGAGCCCGTACGGCTGCCGGCCGGCGACGTACGGACGGTCCGCTTCCACGGGGCGCACGCCCCCGAAGCGCTGCGCCGCTGGGCCACCCACGGCCCGTGCCAGGACCATGCGATACGGGCCCTGGAGGCCGGGTTCCCCGCCCTGTTCACCGTGCTCGACCCCGCCGTCGGACTGAGCCTGACCCTCGCAGGATGGCGCGGCTCGCCCGCCGACCGGTAAACCCCTGCCACGAAACGGAGTTGACTCCCGTGCTCCAGTGCACCGCCGTCACGCTGCTGCCGCCCGACGCCGTGGCACGCCTCACGGCCCCCGGGACGGACACCCCCGACAACCCCGAGCCCTACGTCCTGTGCGAACTCGGCACGCACGACGACCGGCACCCCGAACACGCCGCCCACCTCATCCCGGGCCGGACACCCGACGCACCGGCCCTGTGGTTCTTCTGGACCGGCAGCGCACCCGACCGCACCCACCGCACCACCCTCGCCCCCTGGTGCCCCGCCGTCCTGCGCCACCTCGACTCCGGCCCCCTCCAGCGCTGCGCCTACGCCGACCACCACACCCCGCCCCACTCCTGGGACGTGACCGACCCGCTCGGCGACCTGCTCGCACAGCACCTCACCACCGACGACTCCCCCGAAGGGTGACCCCGCACCCCATGAACCAGTGCACCGCCATCGCCCTGCTGCCGCCCCCGGCGCACGTCCTCGCCCTGACGGCGGCCCCCGGCCACCACCGCCCGGAGGCCGGACACATCCTCTGCGAACTCGGCGAGCACCACGACGGCGACCACGCCACCATGCTCTGGGACGAGGGCGGACGGCCGGGAAGCGCCGTCTGGGCCCACTGGCACACGCACCGGGCCCGGCTCCTGCCGCATTCCTGGTGCGCAGCCCTCGACCCCCGGGACACCGACCACGCATGCGGACTCTTCGCCGGACACCCACCCGGCCACAGCTGGGACATCACCGATCCCACCGACGAAGCCATCACACAAGACCTGGCCCGGCAGCATCCCCACCTGTTCCGCTAGCCGCACCGCTGGAGCGACGGACGCCCCCTCGCACAGCCGAGGGTCTGTGCCCCGCCGCCCGACCGCAGCCGCCGCCCGGTCGCGGCCCTCGCCGCCCGGTCGCCCTTGACCGGGTGCGGGGGAGTGCGGGGGCACCCTCTGGCGAGCTAGCGAACCGACCTCAGCGCTCCCCGCCGCACGACCTTCAGGCCCTCGTCCTTCGAGGCGTCCGGGGCTGTCGCGGTGTCCTGGGCCGCGGGTGCGCACGAGTCCTCCGCCGCGTCCCGGGCCGCCGGTGCGTCCGGCTCCACGGAGGCCGGACCCGAGGACGTACCACCGGAGCCCGCCGGCTCCGCCGACCCCGCCAGCCCCGCCAACTCCGTCAACGCGTCGATACGGAAGTCCGCCGTCTCCACCACGTCCGGGTGGTCCGCCCACCAGTGCCCGTACGGTCCGCGCCGCAGATGCGCCGTCCGCAGCCCCGCCGCGGCGGCCGGGAACAGGTCGTCGGCCGGGTGGTCGCCCACGTACAGCGTCGCCTCCGGGGCCGCGCCGGACGCCTCCGCCACCCGCGCGAAGAACTCCGGGTCCGGCTTGCGCACGCCCCACTCGTCGGCGGTGACCACCAGATCGGCGGGCAGGTCCAGCGCCCGCAGCAACTCCCCGGCCCGGACCGTGCCGTCCCCCGCCACCACGACCCGCACGCCCGCGGAGCGCAGTTCGCCCAGTGCGGGCCGGACGTCCTGGTAGAGGTCCGACTCGTCGAGGTGTTCCCCGCGCCCGGCGGCGGCCCGCGCGCGGCAGGCCGCCTCGACGTCCATGCCGGGCCGCAGGATCCGCAGCGCGTCCGTGGCCTCGCGGCCCTGGGCGACGACCGCGCCCACCAGTGCCCCGAGCGTGTGGGGTGGTACGCCGAGCCAGTCGGCCCAGGACGCCCAGTGCCGGTCGTCGCGTACGAGGGTTTCGCCGATGTCGAGGACGATCGTTTCCATCATCGTCCCGACCTTAGGCGCGCGGAGGCCGTCCACCGGTGAACGTCCGGGTGAGTCGGCCCGCACGGGTGACCACGGCCACCTCCCGGCCTGCGGGGTCTCCACCGAGGCCCTGATCCGGAGCGGGCGCCTCGCTCGTATGCTCGGTTCATGACCGATCCCGATCCCGACCCTCAGAGCGGACGTCCCACCTCCAACGCCATGCGGCGCGCGCTCAAACGCGCCCGTGACGGTGTCGCCCTCGATGCGACCGAGGCCGCCGTCCTGCTCCAGGCGCGCGGCGACGACCTGAAGGATCTGGCCGCGTCCGCCGCCCGCGTCCGGAACGCGGGCCTGGAGGCCGCGGGCCGGCCGGGCGTGATCACGTACTCCCGCAAGGTCTTCATCCCGCTCACCCGCCTCTGCCGCGACCGGTGCCACTACTGCACCTTCGTCACCGTCCCCGGAAAGCTGCGCCGCGCGGGCCACGGGATGTTCCTGTCCCCCGACGAGGTGCTGAAAATCGCCCGCGAGGGTGCGGCGATGGGCTGCAAGGAAGCCCTGTTCACGCTCGGCGACCGCCCCGAGGACCGGTGGCCGGAGGCGCGGGAGTGGCTGGAGGCGGAGGGGTACGACGACACCCTCGCGTACGTACGCGCCATGGCGATCCGGGTCCTGGAGGAGACGGGCCTGCTGCCCCACCTCAACCCGGGCGTCATGACCTGGACCGACCTCCAGCGCCTCAAGCCGGTCGCCCCCTCGATGGGGATGATGCTGGAGACGACGGCGACCCGCCTGTGGTCCGAGCCGGGCGGCCCGCACCACGGCTCGCCGGACAAGGAACCGGCCGTACGGCTGCGGGTGCTGGAGGACGCGGGACGCTCCAACGTCCCCTTCACCACCGGCATCCTGATCGGGATCGGCGAGTCGTACGAGGAGCGCGCCGACTCCCTGTTCGAGTTGCGGAAGACGGCCCGCGCCTACCACGGCATCCAGGAAGTCATCGTGCAGAACTTCCGCGCCAAGCCGGACACGGCGATGCGCGGGATGCCCGACGCCGAGCTGGAGGAGCTGGCCGCCGCCATCGCCGTGGCCCGGCACATCCTCGGCCCCTCCGCCCGCATCCAGGCCCCGCCGAACCTGGTGGACGCCGAGTACGCGCTCCTCATCGGGGCGGGCATCGACGACTGGGGCGGGGTCTCGCCGCTCACCCCCGACCACGTCAACCCCGAGCGCCCCTGGCCGCACATCGACGAACTGGCCCGGAAGACGGCGGACTCGGGCTTCCAGCTCCGCGAACGCCTCACGATCTACCCGGAGTTCATCCAGCGCGGCGAGCCGTGGCTCGACCCCCGGCTCCTCCCGCACGTCCGCGCCCTGGCCGACCCGGAGACGGGCCTCGCCCGGGAAGGCGCACTGCCCACCGGCCTGCCCTGGCAGGAGCCGGACGAGGGGTTCACCTCCTCCGGCCGCACCGACCTGCACGCCACCATCGACACCGAGGGCCGCACGGGCGACCGCCGTGACGACTTCGACGAGGTGTACGGGGACTGGGAGGCGCTCCGCGAGGCGGCGGCCCCCGGGATGGTCCCGTCCCGGATCGACGCCGACGTACGCCAGGCGCTGAGCCAGGCCGCCGACGACCCGACGAAGCTCACCGACGACCAGGCCCTCGCCCTGCTCCACGCGGACGGCCCGGCGCTGGACGAGCTGTGCCGGATCGCGGACGCGCTGCGCCGGGACGTGGTCGGCGACGAGGTCACGTACATCGTCACGCGGAACATCAACTTCACCAACGTCTGCTACACCGGCTGCCGCTTCTGCGCCTTCGCCCAGCGCCGCACGGACG is a genomic window of Streptomyces sp. YPW6 containing:
- a CDS encoding CehA/McbA family metallohydrolase, whose amino-acid sequence is MNATTNTAMNRRGLLAATAATGLTLAPVSFARAEDRPGPEGLHRTRTVRGTLPVGAPDYVYLPVDVPRGVAELAVSYAYDRPPVPPGTQGNALDIGLFDERGTALGGRGFRGWSGGARTSFFVRSDAATPGYLPGPVRPGTWHIALAPYTVAPEGLPYEVTITLRFGEAAPAPAPAHPPERAKGRGRAWYRGDCHVHSVHSDGRRTPAEVAAAARAAGLDFINSSEHNTTSAHAAWDGLWGDDLLILTGEEITTRNGHVLAVGTDPGVFVDWRYRARDHRFGRYAHQVRRAGGLVVPAHPHATCIGCAWKFGLAEADAVEVWNGPWTPDDEVALAAWDNTLVAAVRDRSDGDGRPGRWLPAMGNSDAHREPDRVGHPQTVVLAESLSRRAVLAGIRAGRSYLAESAALSLSFAAVDGRGRHAGIGRRLRAAAAAPVTVRLEVSGAAAGCTVRLVTDQGVLLTTPLPASGAGVVEWRTTPAHAAYVRAEVRHAPSVPGLPGAFAALTNPVFLDADAGTAG
- a CDS encoding LLM class F420-dependent oxidoreductase encodes the protein MRISTTIFLTDETVTPVRLARELEQRGFGGLYLPEHTHIPVSRRTPYPMGGELPREYGRTLDPFVALGQAAAVTERLALGTGITLVAQHDPIDLAKQAATLDNLSGGRFTLGVGYGWNVEEAADHGVDWPTRRDRVRDRMALMRALWADEPAGYAGAFGSVQPSEAHPKPVQRPRGPVNGPRTLIGGGAGPKLFTHIAQYADGWLPIGGGGLTESLPKLRAAWEEAGRDPKGLQVVPYAVLPSPGKLAHYAELGIGEVVLQLPSADEPEVLRTLDAYAAYL
- a CDS encoding penicillin-binding protein 2, with the translated sequence MNRPLRHIAIFCGLLVLALLLRANWLQHVDRQELAQHEHNARVRFERFSTPRGDIIVGGKAITGSKETDSRDYAFIRTYKNGPMYAPVTGYASQSRGTSLLERTYDSVLSGQDDRFAFRHAKDVLTGQPRRGGDVITTIDAKAQKAAYKGLTDLGARGAVVALDPSTGKVLSLVSTPSYDPEVFAGISFKESDRFTALEKKKGKPLANRPLRETYPPGSTFKILTAAAALEHGVVTDVDARTDAVSPYPLPLSSNKIGSEAGDAVCDKASMKTAMQYSCNNVFLDAAAELGDERMRETAEKFGFNEDVYAEEFGDMLATKSLYPEKLDKPGTALTGMGQGSLTSTPMQMAMVTAALANDGKLMQPYIVDELRGPDLSTLEKNEPMEMSQAVSPETAKKVQEMMEHTAKEGSAQRALIDGVTVGGKTGTAQRGVDVRDKVPYGWFVSYGKKDDGRSVAVAVFIDPTDMDISRSDISGGRLGAPIAKSVMQAVLGD
- a CDS encoding DUF397 domain-containing protein, whose amino-acid sequence is MTTESPRWFTSSYSNNGGNCVEVAADLTATHGIVPVRDSKVVDGPVVTVPATAFAAFVAGVRSGTFDTL
- a CDS encoding helix-turn-helix transcriptional regulator — its product is MVNRKQLDPEDPDASFGLQLRQARDARGWTQDELAGRMGCSGTHISAVETGRRSPTPRFARSVDRALGTGDKFSRMVQAMKDLTLLEGFPEYVRYEGRAVEIRLYEVGIIPGLLQTPEYARVLADSAVRRGAITPEQADDRVSYLAERQAALVRPNPPMLFVTMDESCIRRPVGGPAVMNAQLDRLMELAELPNTLLQVAPYEIGEQRTFDLPVNILTLPDRSVVCYAESQTQGHLDRESSFVLPMLTAYHQLQGASLSQTASVAKISQLRKGTP
- a CDS encoding HAD family hydrolase codes for the protein METIVLDIGETLVRDDRHWASWADWLGVPPHTLGALVGAVVAQGREATDALRILRPGMDVEAACRARAAAGRGEHLDESDLYQDVRPALGELRSAGVRVVVAGDGTVRAGELLRALDLPADLVVTADEWGVRKPDPEFFARVAEASGAAPEATLYVGDHPADDLFPAAAAGLRTAHLRRGPYGHWWADHPDVVETADFRIDALTELAGLAGSAEPAGSGGTSSGPASVEPDAPAARDAAEDSCAPAAQDTATAPDASKDEGLKVVRRGALRSVR
- a CDS encoding bifunctional FO biosynthesis protein CofGH, producing MTDPDPDPQSGRPTSNAMRRALKRARDGVALDATEAAVLLQARGDDLKDLAASAARVRNAGLEAAGRPGVITYSRKVFIPLTRLCRDRCHYCTFVTVPGKLRRAGHGMFLSPDEVLKIAREGAAMGCKEALFTLGDRPEDRWPEAREWLEAEGYDDTLAYVRAMAIRVLEETGLLPHLNPGVMTWTDLQRLKPVAPSMGMMLETTATRLWSEPGGPHHGSPDKEPAVRLRVLEDAGRSNVPFTTGILIGIGESYEERADSLFELRKTARAYHGIQEVIVQNFRAKPDTAMRGMPDAELEELAAAIAVARHILGPSARIQAPPNLVDAEYALLIGAGIDDWGGVSPLTPDHVNPERPWPHIDELARKTADSGFQLRERLTIYPEFIQRGEPWLDPRLLPHVRALADPETGLAREGALPTGLPWQEPDEGFTSSGRTDLHATIDTEGRTGDRRDDFDEVYGDWEALREAAAPGMVPSRIDADVRQALSQAADDPTKLTDDQALALLHADGPALDELCRIADALRRDVVGDEVTYIVTRNINFTNVCYTGCRFCAFAQRRTDADAYTLSLDQVADRAAQAWDVGAVEVCMQGGIHPDLPGTAYFDIARAVKERVPGMHVHAFSPMEVVNGATRTGMSIRDWLTAAKEAGLDSIPGTAAEILDDEVRWVLTKGKLPTATWLEVIRTAHEVGLRSSSTMMYGHVDQPRHWLGHFRTLARLQQETGGFTEFVTLPFIHTNAPVYLAGIARPGPTDRDNRAVTAMARLLLHPHITNIQTSWVKLGTEGAAEMLRSGANDLGGTLMEETISRMAGSSYGSYRSIQDLKAIADLAGRPSRPRTTLYGEVPPERVAAATASDGHLPDLLPVLPS